In a genomic window of Virgibacillus sp. SK37:
- the moaA gene encoding GTP 3',8-cyclase MoaA: protein MKDNRISIDCRRRIPVNNLPIQDHLGRPLKDLRISVIDKCNLRCTYCMPKEIFGDDYAFLPENELLSFNEIVQLAEAFAQLGVEKIRITGGEPLLRKDLDKLISRLYEIPGITDIALTTNAILLPKRAHKLKEAGLQRVNISLDAIEDEVFKQINGRAVGTRPVLKGIEAAKAAGLQVKINMVAKKGMNESQIIPMAKYFKDKDIILRYIEFMDVGNHNGWDLDNVVSKKQIISKINNEIPLESATENYYGEVASRFRYKDGEGEVGVISSVTDSFCSTCTRIRLSADGKLYTCLFASQGFDIKEKIRNGLEGEQLTNELASLWGRRKDRYSDERMEQKNTNRKKIEMSYIGG, encoded by the coding sequence ATGAAGGACAACAGGATTTCAATTGATTGTAGGAGGAGGATTCCTGTGAATAATTTACCAATTCAGGATCATCTGGGTCGCCCTTTAAAAGATCTTAGAATATCTGTAATAGATAAATGTAATTTACGATGCACCTACTGTATGCCAAAGGAAATATTTGGGGATGATTATGCATTTCTACCAGAAAATGAACTATTAAGTTTTAACGAAATAGTCCAATTGGCTGAAGCATTCGCTCAACTTGGTGTGGAAAAAATTAGAATAACTGGTGGAGAGCCATTGCTACGGAAAGATTTGGACAAGCTTATTTCTCGATTATATGAAATCCCTGGAATTACTGATATCGCTTTAACAACTAATGCAATATTATTACCAAAGCGAGCTCATAAATTAAAAGAAGCAGGACTTCAACGCGTTAACATAAGTCTGGATGCAATAGAAGATGAGGTTTTCAAGCAGATTAACGGAAGGGCTGTTGGTACACGTCCTGTTTTAAAAGGGATTGAAGCAGCCAAAGCTGCAGGTTTGCAAGTGAAAATAAATATGGTAGCCAAGAAAGGAATGAATGAAAGTCAAATCATTCCTATGGCAAAGTATTTTAAAGACAAAGATATTATCTTACGTTATATTGAATTTATGGATGTTGGTAACCATAATGGCTGGGATCTTGATAATGTAGTTTCCAAGAAACAAATTATTTCTAAGATTAATAATGAAATTCCTCTTGAATCAGCCACTGAAAATTATTATGGAGAAGTAGCTTCTCGTTTTCGATATAAAGATGGAGAAGGAGAAGTTGGTGTTATTTCTTCGGTAACAGATTCTTTTTGTAGTACTTGTACTCGAATACGTTTGTCAGCAGATGGCAAGCTCTATACTTGCTTGTTCGCTTCCCAAGGATTTGACATAAAAGAGAAGATTAGAAATGGACTGGAAGGCGAGCAACTCACAAATGAATTAGCTTCTCTTTGGGGGAGAAGAAAGGACCGCTATTCTGATGAACGGATGGAACAAAAAAATACAAATCGTAAAAAAATTGAGATGTCGTATATCGGTGGATAG
- the glp gene encoding gephyrin-like molybdotransferase Glp: MVEIRKPIPVETAIRKVMNYASIGVVEEVPIENSHQRRLAQQVVATNNVPSFHKSPYDGFALRSIDTSEASLESPIEFEVVEHIGAGQVPKKKLQSNQATRIMTGAQIPEGADCVAMFEICKTYEKDGKNYISLKRKMEKGQNIIKEGSEVVKGEVLIEKGTWINPGVIASLATFGYSSVKVARKPVIGIIATGTELLDVDEDLRPGKIRNSNAYMISSQIERAGGTPKYLGKLEDELESSYETIKKALEEVDYLVTTGGVSVGDFDLMPAIYEKLGADVLFNKIAMRPGSVTTVAVLGNQLLFGLSGNPSACYVGGELFLRPVIQANQFSTTPYLKRIKATLADEFPKPNPFTRFVRCYVVYKDGKVFTRVAGIDKSNVVTSLAYSDCLMMLPGGTRGFKIGDEVEILLLNNYEGQQDFN, encoded by the coding sequence ATGGTCGAAATTCGCAAACCAATCCCTGTGGAAACAGCAATTAGGAAAGTAATGAATTATGCAAGTATAGGGGTAGTGGAAGAAGTACCTATTGAAAATAGTCATCAAAGAAGATTGGCACAACAAGTTGTTGCTACTAATAATGTGCCTTCATTCCATAAATCTCCCTACGACGGGTTTGCTTTAAGGTCTATCGATACAAGTGAAGCTTCTTTAGAGTCACCAATTGAATTTGAAGTAGTTGAACATATAGGAGCAGGGCAAGTGCCAAAAAAAAAATTACAAAGTAATCAGGCAACTAGAATTATGACTGGTGCGCAAATTCCTGAGGGTGCAGATTGTGTAGCTATGTTTGAAATATGTAAAACGTATGAAAAAGATGGAAAAAACTACATATCTTTAAAAAGAAAAATGGAAAAGGGACAAAATATAATTAAAGAGGGTTCAGAAGTAGTAAAAGGGGAGGTACTTATCGAAAAAGGAACCTGGATCAACCCTGGTGTTATTGCTTCACTGGCAACTTTTGGTTATAGCAGCGTCAAAGTGGCTAGAAAGCCTGTAATCGGAATTATTGCTACAGGCACAGAATTATTAGATGTAGATGAAGATTTAAGACCAGGCAAGATCAGAAATTCAAATGCTTATATGATCTCTTCCCAAATTGAGAGAGCAGGAGGCACTCCAAAATATCTAGGGAAATTAGAAGACGAACTCGAATCGAGTTATGAAACGATTAAGAAAGCACTTGAAGAAGTAGATTATTTGGTAACAACCGGAGGCGTATCCGTTGGAGATTTTGATCTTATGCCGGCGATATATGAAAAGTTAGGTGCAGATGTACTATTTAACAAGATTGCAATGCGACCAGGAAGTGTAACTACAGTTGCAGTCCTTGGAAATCAGTTGTTGTTTGGTTTATCCGGAAATCCATCCGCGTGTTATGTCGGTGGTGAACTGTTTCTAAGACCAGTTATTCAAGCAAATCAGTTTAGCACAACCCCCTATTTAAAACGAATAAAAGCAACACTTGCAGATGAATTTCCAAAGCCCAACCCTTTTACCAGATTTGTAAGATGTTACGTGGTTTATAAGGATGGAAAAGTTTTTACAAGGGTAGCGGGGATAGATAAATCAAATGTTGTCACTTCATTGGCATATTCCGATTGCCTTATGATGTTGCCAGGCGGAACAAGAGGGTTTAAAATAGGAGATGAAGTTGAAATTTTATTATTAAATAATTATGAAGGACAACAGGATTTCAATTGA
- a CDS encoding DUF1657 domain-containing protein, which translates to MTVGSQVKQTIAGLKSAQASFEQFALQTENKQAKQLYENAAQQTMTILQSVEPRIQQLEKEEPQYKGF; encoded by the coding sequence ATGACTGTTGGAAGTCAAGTAAAACAAACCATTGCTGGGTTAAAAAGCGCACAAGCAAGTTTTGAACAATTTGCCTTGCAAACAGAGAATAAACAAGCAAAGCAACTTTATGAAAATGCTGCACAGCAGACGATGACAATTTTACAAAGTGTTGAGCCTAGAATTCAACAGCTTGAAAAAGAAGAACCTCAATATAAAGGTTTTTAA
- a CDS encoding YhcN/YlaJ family sporulation lipoprotein has translation MKKVKLLAIVLLAIALFACSSNNALEPTNKNNHVELTKISNNQAIDQHVSNEAKEMLSKYKEVTKVNAVNTDKELIATVEVKHQARLQLSEIRKKLKKKIEKNFPDYKVELTTDKKLVLELEKVEKQIEENTYTSKELKKKIKKLIELSKEQT, from the coding sequence ATGAAAAAGGTTAAACTACTAGCAATTGTATTATTAGCTATAGCTCTATTTGCTTGCAGTAGTAATAATGCATTAGAGCCAACTAATAAAAATAATCATGTCGAGCTTACTAAAATTTCCAATAATCAAGCGATAGATCAGCATGTTTCCAACGAAGCGAAAGAAATGTTAAGCAAATATAAAGAGGTTACGAAAGTCAACGCCGTTAATACAGATAAAGAATTAATCGCCACTGTTGAGGTTAAACACCAAGCTAGACTCCAATTAAGTGAGATACGTAAAAAACTAAAAAAGAAAATAGAGAAAAACTTCCCTGACTACAAGGTAGAGCTGACAACTGATAAAAAGTTAGTCCTTGAATTGGAAAAAGTAGAAAAACAAATTGAGGAAAATACCTATACGTCTAAAGAATTAAAAAAGAAAATTAAAAAACTAATTGAACTATCTAAAGAACAAACATAG
- the spoVAC gene encoding stage V sporulation protein AC, with protein MADKKKKNLPPEAQQYQSFQEKREVKRPIFKNCIKAFLVGGTICLIGQAISTFYIYYFHFTEQTAGNPTVATLIFITMLLTGFGVYDRIGQFAGAGSAVPVTGFGNAVVASAIEHRTEGFVLGVGSNMLKLAGPVIVYGVFSAFVVALIKTILIKWGGL; from the coding sequence GTGGCAGATAAAAAGAAAAAGAATCTACCTCCTGAAGCACAGCAATATCAATCCTTTCAAGAAAAAAGAGAAGTAAAACGTCCAATTTTTAAAAATTGTATAAAAGCCTTTCTTGTAGGTGGCACGATTTGTCTTATTGGCCAAGCCATTTCTACGTTTTATATTTATTATTTTCATTTCACTGAACAAACAGCTGGTAATCCCACTGTCGCAACTCTTATTTTTATTACTATGCTTCTTACTGGCTTCGGAGTTTATGATCGTATTGGCCAATTCGCAGGCGCAGGCTCAGCTGTTCCAGTGACAGGTTTTGGTAATGCTGTAGTTGCTTCAGCTATTGAGCACCGAACAGAGGGATTTGTGCTGGGAGTTGGCAGTAATATGTTAAAACTTGCAGGACCTGTAATTGTTTACGGTGTTTTTTCGGCTTTTGTTGTAGCGCTTATTAAGACAATACTAATAAAATGGGGTGGATTATAA
- the spoVAD gene encoding stage V sporulation protein AD, with protein MLVGHQTWMFENKPTIISTGTVGGPFEANGRIANDIDILHDDMWIKQDSFEKAQRTMMEEACQIALKKTDVEKEQVQFFISGDLINQITPSTFSAKTLDIPYFGLFSACATSMESLALASSIINAGGANYILSGTSSHNAAAERQFRYPTEYGGQKPPTAQWTVTGAGCALLAKQGTGPVVTSATIGKVIDMGITDPFNMGGAMAPAAVNTIEAHFRDRNIDPSYYDLIITGDLGHIGREVSLDLLNERGLVIPNEQYVDCGLTIYREEQPVLAGGSGTACSAVVTYGHFLNMMKKGEVNKMLVVATGALHSPLSIQQSDSIPCIAHAVSIESGSDIS; from the coding sequence ATGCTTGTCGGCCATCAAACATGGATGTTTGAAAATAAACCAACTATTATTTCGACAGGCACAGTCGGCGGTCCTTTTGAAGCGAATGGGAGAATTGCAAATGATATTGATATCCTACACGATGATATGTGGATAAAACAGGATTCTTTTGAAAAAGCCCAACGCACCATGATGGAAGAAGCATGTCAAATTGCCTTAAAAAAAACTGACGTGGAGAAAGAACAAGTACAATTTTTCATAAGTGGGGACTTAATTAATCAGATAACTCCTTCTACATTTTCCGCTAAGACACTAGATATACCTTACTTTGGTTTATTCAGTGCCTGTGCAACTTCCATGGAAAGCTTAGCCTTGGCATCCTCTATAATTAACGCTGGCGGGGCAAATTATATACTAAGTGGGACATCCAGCCATAATGCTGCTGCTGAGAGACAATTTCGCTACCCCACAGAATATGGAGGCCAAAAACCCCCTACAGCACAGTGGACAGTGACAGGTGCAGGTTGTGCATTATTAGCAAAACAAGGAACAGGTCCTGTAGTCACCTCAGCTACTATTGGCAAGGTTATTGACATGGGAATTACCGACCCGTTTAATATGGGGGGAGCAATGGCACCGGCGGCGGTAAATACGATAGAAGCACATTTCAGAGATAGAAATATCGATCCATCCTATTATGACTTAATTATAACTGGAGATTTAGGTCATATCGGTAGAGAAGTTTCACTCGATTTATTAAATGAAAGAGGTTTAGTAATACCTAATGAACAATACGTGGATTGTGGGTTAACCATTTATCGAGAAGAGCAACCAGTATTAGCTGGAGGAAGCGGTACAGCTTGTTCAGCGGTTGTCACCTATGGGCATTTTTTAAACATGATGAAAAAAGGAGAAGTTAATAAGATGTTAGTAGTCGCCACAGGCGCGTTGCACTCACCCCTAAGTATCCAGCAAAGTGATTCCATACCATGTATCGCACATGCTGTATCGATAGAATCAGGAAGTGATATTTCATGA
- the spoVAE gene encoding stage V sporulation protein AE translates to MIFFWAFVIGGFICVIGQILFDVFKLNPGQTLTILVILGAILDGLGWYEPLIDFAGAGVTVPITSFGNSLVHGAMAEAEKHGLIGVVTGMFEVTSAGISAAIIFGVIGAIIFKPKG, encoded by the coding sequence ATGATTTTCTTCTGGGCATTTGTTATAGGTGGTTTTATCTGTGTTATTGGTCAAATATTATTCGATGTATTTAAGTTGAATCCAGGTCAAACATTAACTATTTTAGTTATTTTAGGAGCTATATTAGATGGTTTAGGATGGTATGAACCATTAATTGATTTTGCAGGTGCCGGAGTAACTGTTCCCATTACCAGCTTTGGTAATTCTCTCGTACACGGTGCAATGGCAGAAGCTGAAAAACATGGTTTGATCGGTGTTGTGACTGGGATGTTTGAAGTCACAAGTGCTGGTATCTCGGCAGCAATTATTTTCGGAGTTATCGGGGCCATTATTTTTAAACCAAAAGGTTAG
- a CDS encoding DUF1657 domain-containing protein: protein MIKLTVGSQVKSCYSSIKSVEAGLSLLASKTQDLETHNKFSEAQEIVTTVKEELKQQVTQLAKQEPQYK, encoded by the coding sequence GTGATCAAATTGACTGTTGGTTCACAAGTTAAAAGTTGTTATTCTTCTATAAAAAGTGTAGAAGCAGGTTTAAGTCTTTTGGCAAGTAAAACTCAAGACCTGGAAACACACAATAAATTTAGTGAAGCACAAGAAATCGTTACAACTGTAAAGGAAGAATTAAAGCAGCAAGTAACCCAACTTGCAAAACAAGAACCTCAATATAAATAA
- a CDS encoding DUF421 domain-containing protein, whose product MPEWIIIAFKSVILLIVLFFMTKWLGKKQISQLNIFEYISGIVLGGIVAIHTIEPERNIIYGLIAMFIWFIVPFAVEFIALKSKSFRNFTQGKSTVLIQDGKIMEDNLKKEGYSTDDLLEKLRDNNIFLASDVEFAVLEPSGSLSVLPKKENQPLTAKDLGLKLAPEKEPQTVVMDGKVLLEPLANLSLNTNWLETELDKLNVSIENVFLAQADNNGQLTVDLYDDKLVVPQPTETKLLLATLKKCQADLELFALETNNIQSKELYERNSRKLQHATELVQPYLK is encoded by the coding sequence ATGCCGGAATGGATTATAATTGCCTTTAAATCAGTCATTTTATTAATCGTGCTATTTTTTATGACAAAGTGGCTTGGCAAGAAGCAAATCTCCCAATTAAATATCTTTGAATATATTTCTGGCATTGTACTGGGAGGTATCGTCGCTATTCATACGATTGAACCAGAACGTAATATCATCTATGGATTAATTGCCATGTTTATTTGGTTTATCGTCCCTTTTGCTGTAGAGTTTATTGCACTTAAAAGTAAAAGCTTTCGAAACTTTACTCAGGGAAAAAGCACCGTTCTTATTCAAGATGGTAAAATTATGGAGGACAATTTAAAAAAGGAAGGATACTCAACAGATGACCTGCTGGAAAAGTTGAGAGACAACAATATTTTCTTGGCGTCTGATGTAGAGTTTGCCGTATTAGAGCCATCTGGCTCACTAAGTGTGCTTCCTAAGAAAGAAAATCAGCCGTTAACAGCAAAAGACTTGGGATTAAAATTGGCGCCAGAAAAAGAACCGCAGACTGTGGTGATGGATGGGAAGGTACTATTAGAGCCTTTAGCTAACCTCTCCTTAAACACAAATTGGTTGGAAACAGAATTAGACAAACTTAATGTCAGTATAGAAAATGTGTTTCTCGCCCAAGCAGATAACAACGGACAGCTTACTGTTGACCTCTATGATGATAAACTTGTCGTACCTCAACCAACAGAGACAAAATTACTTCTTGCAACTTTAAAAAAATGCCAAGCTGATTTAGAGTTGTTTGCTTTAGAAACCAATAATATACAATCAAAAGAACTATATGAAAGAAATAGTAGAAAATTGCAGCATGCAACCGAGTTAGTGCAACCCTATTTAAAATAA
- a CDS encoding dicarboxylate/amino acid:cation symporter — protein sequence MKEKMKAYRFPIILLFSIIIGSIIGLVFGEKAMVIKPLGDLFINLLFMVVIPLVFFTISSAIASMDSMKRLGKIMGSMITIFVVTGIFASVFMLIATVIFQPGSGVDIPLENPGELEEMTLSEQLVNTFTVSDFVDLFSRQNMLALIVFSVLVGVATGITGEKGRSFTVFLTSASEVFMKLVQLIMYYAPIGLGAYFASLVGEFGADLIGDYAKAVIVYYPVSILYFSIGFTLYAFIAGGKLGVVRFWKNILAPAATSLGTGSSIASLPVNLQAARRIGVPKDVRETVLPLGATIHMDGSCLSAMLKIAFVFGVFNMDFTGIDTFLTAIGICLLSGIVMSGIPGGGFMGEMMIITLYGLPMEALPIISAIGVVVDPPATMVNVTGDTVSSMLVTRHLEGKGWMDSEEAS from the coding sequence ATGAAAGAAAAGATGAAAGCTTATCGCTTTCCGATTATTTTGCTTTTTTCCATTATAATCGGGTCTATTATTGGACTTGTTTTTGGAGAGAAAGCAATGGTAATAAAGCCACTTGGGGACTTATTTATTAACCTTTTATTTATGGTTGTTATACCATTGGTGTTCTTTACGATCTCTTCAGCAATCGCGAGCATGGATAGTATGAAGCGGCTAGGTAAAATTATGGGCTCAATGATAACTATTTTTGTTGTAACCGGAATCTTTGCCTCGGTATTTATGCTAATTGCAACTGTAATTTTCCAACCAGGTTCTGGTGTAGATATTCCGCTTGAAAATCCAGGAGAGCTAGAAGAGATGACTTTATCAGAACAATTGGTTAATACATTCACTGTTTCTGATTTTGTAGATTTATTCTCACGTCAAAACATGCTGGCTTTAATTGTGTTCTCTGTTTTGGTAGGTGTCGCTACTGGGATTACGGGTGAAAAAGGCAGATCTTTTACCGTGTTTTTGACAAGTGCATCAGAAGTATTCATGAAGTTGGTTCAACTTATTATGTATTATGCGCCGATAGGGCTTGGCGCATATTTCGCATCACTTGTTGGGGAATTTGGAGCTGATTTAATTGGTGATTATGCAAAAGCAGTAATTGTCTATTATCCTGTATCTATATTGTATTTCTCCATAGGCTTTACTCTGTATGCTTTTATTGCGGGTGGGAAGCTTGGTGTAGTCCGCTTCTGGAAAAATATTTTAGCACCTGCAGCTACTTCTCTTGGGACTGGTAGTAGTATTGCTTCTCTTCCGGTTAATTTACAGGCTGCAAGGCGAATAGGTGTCCCTAAAGATGTACGTGAAACCGTACTCCCTCTGGGTGCGACTATACATATGGACGGATCATGCCTGTCTGCTATGCTTAAAATTGCATTTGTCTTTGGCGTATTCAATATGGATTTCACGGGAATAGATACCTTTTTAACTGCAATCGGTATTTGTCTATTATCAGGAATTGTAATGAGCGGCATTCCAGGTGGAGGATTTATGGGCGAAATGATGATCATAACATTGTATGGCCTTCCTATGGAGGCCCTGCCAATCATTTCAGCTATCGGGGTTGTAGTTGATCCACCTGCAACGATGGTTAATGTGACTGGTGACACAGTATCAAGCATGCTAGTAACCAGACATCTCGAAGGAAAAGGTTGGATGGACAGCGAAGAAGCTAGTTAA
- a CDS encoding zinc-binding dehydrogenase, producing the protein MKAFVHEFGELKIKDMPEPTAQDNEVVVSLRTAGLNRRDLYIPNRRGDEKDALILGSDGAGIIDSVGREVTDFQVGDEVIINPALRWDRNSDAPPKGFDILGMPDHGTFAEKIAVSVEQVERKPSHLTWDEAGVLALSALTGYRALFTKGEIKKGDTVFIPGAGSGVATYLISFAKNVGAKVIVSSRSQDKLQKAKELGADITLTDDSDWTNKLKNETVDLVIDSVGGATFNRSLEVLKKGGRMVVFGATTEDTIDLDLRAFFYGQYQLFGSTMGSRQELEALLNHMENFSMQPVVDSIYNLDEIQDAFDYLKVNKQFGKIAIKIN; encoded by the coding sequence TTGAAGGCATTTGTACATGAATTTGGTGAATTAAAAATAAAGGATATGCCTGAGCCTACAGCCCAGGACAATGAAGTAGTAGTTTCACTTCGTACAGCAGGGTTGAATCGACGAGATTTATATATACCAAATAGACGAGGTGATGAAAAGGATGCATTAATTCTTGGCTCGGATGGAGCAGGAATTATAGATTCTGTCGGTAGAGAAGTAACTGACTTCCAAGTAGGGGATGAAGTAATAATTAATCCTGCACTTCGCTGGGACAGAAATAGTGATGCACCTCCCAAAGGTTTTGACATTTTAGGTATGCCCGATCACGGCACATTTGCTGAAAAAATAGCTGTTTCTGTTGAACAAGTTGAAAGGAAGCCTAGTCATCTTACCTGGGATGAAGCAGGTGTACTAGCTTTATCTGCACTAACCGGATATCGGGCTCTATTCACCAAAGGGGAAATTAAAAAAGGGGATACGGTATTTATTCCGGGAGCCGGAAGTGGTGTTGCAACATATTTAATTTCTTTTGCAAAAAACGTGGGTGCTAAAGTAATTGTAAGTTCACGCAGTCAAGATAAGCTTCAAAAGGCGAAAGAGCTCGGTGCTGATATAACTCTTACCGATGATAGTGATTGGACAAATAAGCTAAAAAACGAAACTGTGGATTTAGTTATAGACAGTGTAGGAGGCGCAACTTTTAACCGTTCTTTGGAAGTACTTAAAAAAGGTGGCAGAATGGTTGTATTTGGGGCGACAACGGAAGATACGATAGACCTTGATCTGCGTGCGTTTTTCTACGGGCAATACCAGTTATTTGGTTCCACAATGGGGAGTCGCCAAGAATTAGAGGCATTATTAAACCATATGGAGAATTTCTCTATGCAACCAGTAGTTGACAGTATATATAATTTGGATGAGATTCAGGATGCTTTTGACTATTTAAAAGTGAATAAGCAATTTGGAAAGATTGCTATCAAAATTAATTAA
- a CDS encoding ArsA family ATPase, with translation MIDFKKKIIFVGGKGGVGKSTSAAAIAWKSAEKGYKTLLISTDPAHNLGDIFSQTIGGNITQVDNMLYALEIDPERETTNYINTVKDNIKGTVQSNMMEEVHRQLDTAKASPGADEAALFDKLISIILEESENFDKLIFDTAPTGHTIRLLSLPELMGVWIEGLLQKRQKTNENYTQLLNDGVPIEDPIYEVLKTRQERFSKVREIMLNDTLTGFVFVLNPERLPIMETEKAIRLLDQYQLPVKTLIINKVLPDHADGGFFLQRRKHEQQYLDLIEETFNRQEKIFIPLFIHDITSKGELAEFSNFY, from the coding sequence ATGATTGATTTTAAGAAAAAAATTATTTTTGTAGGGGGAAAAGGTGGGGTTGGAAAATCCACCTCCGCTGCTGCTATTGCCTGGAAATCAGCAGAAAAAGGCTATAAAACTTTATTAATATCAACAGACCCTGCCCATAATTTAGGGGATATATTCAGTCAAACAATTGGAGGGAATATTACACAAGTAGATAATATGTTGTATGCCCTGGAAATTGATCCAGAAAGAGAAACTACGAATTACATTAATACCGTAAAAGATAATATTAAAGGAACTGTCCAATCGAATATGATGGAAGAAGTACATCGGCAGCTTGATACTGCTAAAGCCTCACCAGGCGCAGATGAAGCAGCGTTATTTGATAAACTGATTTCAATTATTTTAGAGGAAAGCGAAAACTTTGATAAACTGATATTCGACACTGCACCAACTGGACATACGATACGTCTATTATCTTTACCAGAATTAATGGGTGTTTGGATTGAAGGGCTTCTCCAAAAAAGACAAAAAACAAATGAGAATTATACCCAATTACTAAATGATGGGGTACCGATTGAAGATCCGATTTATGAAGTTCTCAAAACACGTCAAGAGCGTTTTTCCAAAGTAAGGGAAATTATGTTGAATGATACCCTGACAGGTTTTGTTTTTGTGTTAAACCCTGAAAGACTTCCTATTATGGAAACAGAAAAAGCAATCAGATTGCTTGACCAATATCAGCTTCCTGTGAAAACATTGATAATAAATAAAGTACTTCCTGATCATGCAGATGGAGGTTTCTTCCTACAACGTAGAAAGCACGAGCAACAATATTTAGATTTAATTGAAGAAACATTTAATCGTCAGGAAAAGATTTTTATACCACTGTTTATCCACGACATTACGAGCAAAGGCGAGTTAGCTGAATTTAGCAATTTTTATTAG
- a CDS encoding cory-CC-star protein, translating into MFDQLKKLVQFYDEVLSMPHRQEIARELRDEDDLFMLLLYSEMIGIPNPVYYYTLELYPYMIEKFHDWHLRMGMEKTPLTGIRCC; encoded by the coding sequence ATGTTTGATCAACTAAAAAAATTAGTGCAGTTTTATGATGAAGTATTAAGTATGCCGCATCGTCAGGAAATTGCACGTGAATTAAGAGATGAAGATGATTTATTCATGCTCCTTCTATATTCAGAAATGATTGGTATACCAAACCCAGTTTATTATTACACACTCGAATTATATCCATATATGATTGAGAAGTTTCATGATTGGCATTTGAGAATGGGTATGGAAAAGACACCATTAACAGGCATCCGTTGCTGCTGA